The proteins below come from a single Fastidiosipila sanguinis genomic window:
- a CDS encoding site-specific DNA-methyltransferase, translated as MEKLEMQTSNLANENFEKLKALFPNAITETIDEEGNIVRAIDKDILSQEISTQVVEGREERYQFTWPDKRKAILNSNAPTSNTLRPCREESVNFDETENLYIEGDNLEVLKLLQETYLGKIKMIYIDPPYNTGNDFVYNDDFKTSTDEYLEQSGQYDEEGNRLEKNLESNGRFHTDWLNMMYPRLKLARNLLSDDGVIFISIDDNEQHNLRKMCDEIFGESAFITDIIWNSRKSVSNDAVVSLSHNYTLVYAKNIRVFYEKKSEFKLKDSGEGFLNPDNDPRGPWKADPFDSPGIRPNLTYKIKNPNTGEEYLPPEGRCWRTGKKEYLELLKENRIVFGKTGRSKPQLKRFYSEAEEKGLTPKSLWDDCGTTTDGTREIIEIFGGKIFDTPKPVKFIKKIIELASSKDSIVLDFFSGSATTADAVMQLNAEDGGNRKFIMVQLPEETDEGSEAYKAGYKNICEIGKERIRRAGKKIIEDNKDKEGIDKLDIGFRVLKTDSSNMKDVFYAPAQTEQSLLDMLSDNIKEDRSSEDLLFQVMLDLGISLSSKIDREIIDGKEVLIIEDGFLVACFDKDISDEIVKTIANKKPYYAVFRDSSMANDSVATNFEQIFDNISPQTVRKVI; from the coding sequence ATGGAAAAGTTAGAAATGCAAACAAGTAACTTAGCAAATGAAAATTTTGAGAAATTAAAAGCTCTATTCCCTAACGCAATCACAGAAACGATTGATGAAGAAGGAAATATAGTAAGAGCAATTGACAAGGATATCTTGAGTCAAGAAATTTCCACTCAAGTAGTAGAAGGAAGAGAAGAGAGATATCAATTCACTTGGCCAGACAAGAGAAAAGCAATATTGAATTCTAATGCTCCTACATCAAATACTCTAAGACCTTGTAGAGAAGAGAGTGTAAATTTTGATGAGACAGAGAACTTATATATTGAAGGCGATAACTTAGAAGTGCTTAAACTCTTGCAAGAGACTTATCTTGGAAAGATTAAGATGATCTACATTGATCCACCTTATAATACAGGGAATGATTTTGTCTATAATGATGATTTCAAAACTAGTACAGATGAATATTTAGAACAAAGCGGTCAATATGATGAAGAAGGTAATAGATTAGAGAAAAATTTAGAATCTAACGGTAGATTTCATACTGACTGGCTGAATATGATGTATCCAAGGTTAAAGTTAGCTAGGAATTTGCTCTCTGATGATGGTGTTATATTTATTTCTATAGATGATAATGAGCAACATAATTTGAGAAAAATGTGTGACGAAATTTTTGGAGAAAGTGCATTTATTACTGATATAATTTGGAACTCAAGAAAGTCAGTATCTAACGATGCAGTTGTTTCTTTGAGTCATAACTACACACTTGTTTATGCGAAAAATATTAGGGTTTTCTATGAAAAAAAATCAGAGTTTAAATTAAAAGATTCAGGTGAAGGTTTTTTAAATCCTGATAATGATCCAAGAGGTCCATGGAAAGCAGACCCTTTCGATAGTCCTGGGATTAGGCCTAATTTAACATATAAAATAAAAAATCCTAATACTGGTGAAGAGTATCTACCGCCTGAAGGACGTTGTTGGAGAACTGGAAAGAAGGAGTATTTGGAGCTACTAAAGGAAAATAGAATTGTTTTTGGTAAAACTGGGAGGAGCAAACCTCAGTTAAAACGTTTTTATAGCGAAGCAGAAGAGAAAGGACTGACTCCAAAATCTTTATGGGATGATTGTGGCACTACCACAGATGGAACTAGAGAAATTATAGAGATTTTTGGCGGAAAAATATTTGATACACCGAAACCTGTAAAGTTTATTAAAAAAATTATTGAGCTGGCAAGTAGTAAAGATTCAATTGTTCTAGACTTCTTCTCAGGTTCAGCAACTACAGCAGATGCTGTCATGCAACTTAATGCAGAAGATGGTGGGAATCGTAAATTTATTATGGTTCAACTCCCAGAAGAGACAGATGAAGGATCTGAAGCGTATAAAGCTGGATACAAAAATATTTGTGAGATTGGTAAAGAACGTATTCGTCGAGCAGGAAAGAAGATTATTGAAGATAACAAAGATAAAGAAGGTATAGATAAATTAGATATCGGTTTCAGAGTTCTAAAAACAGATTCATCCAATATGAAAGACGTTTTCTATGCTCCTGCACAAACAGAGCAGAGTTTATTAGATATGCTATCAGACAACATAAAGGAAGATAGATCTTCAGAAGACTTGCTTTTCCAAGTTATGCTAGATTTAGGTATTTCTTTGTCTAGTAAGATAGATAGAGAAATCATCGATGGAAAAGAAGTATTAATTATTGAAGATGGCTTCTTAGTTGCATGTTTCGATAAAGATATAAGTGATGAGATTGTTAAGACAATAGCTAACAAGAAACCATACTATGCCGTGTTTAGAGATTCTTCTATGGCGAATGATAGTGTAGCTACTAACTTTGAACAAATATTTGACAATATTAGTCCTCAAACAGTGAGGAAGGTAATTTAA